Proteins from a genomic interval of Microbacterium imperiale:
- the thiM gene encoding hydroxyethylthiazole kinase translates to MRDVVPTVRGPEDALAALRDAAPLTHCVTNAVVTGFTANVLLALGASPAMVDIEGEAGLFAGVADGVLVNLGTPNPQQQASAREIVGATRRWVLDPVAVGVLPVRTALAAELVAAGPAVIRGNASEIAAVAGRGAGGRGVDSTDDPDSVHEAAAELALRSGAVVAVSGAVDLITDGVRTVRVPGGDPLLTRVTGGGCSLGATIAAFLGVAEPLSAAVAGSLVHKRAAEVAASVSSGPGSFAAAFLDALAGLRPDGLDATRLIESERGAAVPAAAAAAGDAR, encoded by the coding sequence GTCCGCGGCCCCGAGGATGCGCTGGCAGCGCTCCGGGATGCCGCTCCGCTCACCCACTGCGTGACCAACGCCGTCGTCACCGGCTTCACCGCGAACGTGCTGCTCGCTCTCGGAGCGAGTCCCGCGATGGTCGACATCGAGGGCGAAGCCGGCCTGTTCGCCGGCGTCGCCGACGGGGTGCTCGTGAACCTCGGCACGCCGAACCCCCAGCAGCAGGCGAGCGCGCGCGAGATCGTCGGCGCGACGCGGCGCTGGGTGCTCGACCCCGTCGCCGTCGGGGTGCTGCCCGTGCGCACGGCGCTCGCGGCCGAGCTCGTCGCTGCCGGTCCCGCGGTCATCCGGGGCAACGCCTCCGAGATCGCCGCGGTCGCGGGACGCGGCGCCGGCGGCCGCGGTGTCGACAGCACCGACGACCCCGACTCGGTCCACGAGGCCGCCGCCGAGCTGGCGCTGCGGTCGGGCGCCGTCGTCGCCGTGTCGGGGGCCGTCGACCTGATCACCGACGGCGTCCGCACCGTCCGCGTGCCGGGCGGTGACCCGCTGCTCACGCGCGTCACCGGCGGCGGGTGCTCGCTGGGAGCGACGATCGCCGCGTTCCTCGGCGTGGCCGAGCCCCTCTCGGCCGCCGTCGCCGGGTCGCTCGTGCACAAGCGGGCCGCGGAGGTCGCGGCATCCGTCTCGTCCGGCCCGGGATCCTTCGCGGCGGCCTTTCTCGACGCGCTCGCCGGTCTGCGGCCCGACGGGCTCGATGCGACGCGCTTGATCGAGTCCGAGCGCGGGGCCGCCGTGCCCGCGGCAGCCGCTGCGGCGGGAGACGCGCGGTGA
- a CDS encoding bifunctional hydroxymethylpyrimidine kinase/phosphomethylpyrimidine kinase gives MLSIAGTDPTGGAGIQADLKTIAAFGGYGMAVVTALVAQNTLGVRSVNVPPAAFLRDQLDAVGDDVQIDAIKIGMLHSEPLIAVVDAWLAQRSGDVVVLDPVMVATSGDRLLDAAAEDAVRALCRRADLVTPNLPELAVLVDEPVATSWDTAVDQARRLAAASGAAVLVKGGHLAGDACPDAIVTASGVVAQLDGARVASTNTHGTGCSLSSAMATLRADGWDWADALARAKVWLAGAIAAGAALEVGRGNGPIDHLHELRPRLAGPPAAPRPAGWTETAWTDAAPVRAAVDACALVDGLRTGDLDRRVFAWYLGQDALYLGEYARVLARASALAPRPEEQVFWAEAAASAIAVEAELHRSHAGESEPDAAATTLAYTDHLHAASVRGSYGELAAALLPCFWLYADLGDRFAEANHDAHPYRDWLATYADPAFAASTRRAIELVERAAAEASPTERERMGVAFARSMAHELAFFEAPVHAQAADADARGGRARGLA, from the coding sequence GTGCTCAGCATCGCCGGCACCGACCCCACGGGCGGGGCCGGCATCCAGGCCGATCTGAAGACGATCGCGGCGTTCGGGGGCTACGGCATGGCCGTCGTGACCGCGCTCGTCGCGCAGAACACGCTCGGCGTGCGCTCCGTGAACGTTCCCCCCGCCGCGTTCCTGCGCGACCAGCTCGACGCCGTCGGCGACGACGTGCAGATCGACGCGATCAAGATCGGGATGCTGCACTCCGAGCCGCTCATCGCGGTCGTCGACGCCTGGCTGGCGCAGCGCTCGGGCGACGTCGTGGTGCTCGACCCGGTCATGGTCGCCACGAGCGGCGACCGGCTGCTGGACGCCGCCGCCGAGGATGCCGTGCGGGCGCTGTGCCGCCGGGCCGATCTCGTGACCCCGAACCTGCCGGAGCTGGCGGTGCTCGTCGACGAACCCGTCGCGACGTCGTGGGATACCGCTGTCGATCAGGCGCGACGTCTCGCGGCGGCATCCGGCGCGGCCGTGCTCGTGAAGGGCGGGCATCTCGCCGGCGATGCCTGCCCCGACGCCATCGTCACGGCGAGCGGAGTCGTCGCGCAGCTCGACGGTGCGCGCGTGGCCTCGACGAACACGCACGGCACCGGATGCTCGCTGTCGTCGGCGATGGCGACGCTCCGCGCCGACGGGTGGGACTGGGCCGATGCCCTCGCCCGCGCGAAGGTCTGGCTCGCCGGAGCCATCGCCGCCGGCGCGGCGCTCGAGGTCGGGCGCGGCAACGGACCCATCGACCATCTGCACGAGCTGCGGCCCCGGCTGGCAGGCCCGCCCGCCGCCCCGCGCCCCGCCGGGTGGACCGAGACGGCATGGACGGATGCCGCGCCGGTGCGGGCAGCCGTCGACGCGTGCGCGCTCGTCGACGGTCTGCGCACGGGCGACCTCGATCGGCGGGTGTTCGCGTGGTACCTGGGGCAGGACGCGCTGTACCTCGGCGAGTACGCGCGGGTGCTCGCTCGCGCCAGTGCCCTCGCGCCGCGACCGGAGGAACAGGTGTTCTGGGCCGAGGCCGCGGCATCCGCCATCGCCGTCGAGGCCGAGTTGCACCGCTCGCACGCCGGTGAGAGCGAGCCGGATGCCGCAGCCACGACCCTCGCGTACACCGATCACCTGCACGCCGCGTCGGTGCGCGGTTCGTACGGCGAGCTCGCCGCGGCGCTGCTGCCCTGCTTCTGGCTCTACGCCGATCTCGGCGACCGGTTCGCGGAAGCGAACCACGACGCGCACCCGTACCGCGACTGGCTCGCCACGTACGCCGATCCCGCGTTCGCGGCCTCGACGCGGCGCGCGATCGAGCTGGTCGAACGCGCCGCCGCCGAGGCGTCGCCGACCGAGCGGGAGCGCATGGGCGTGGCCTTCGCGCGCTCGATGGCGCACGAGCTCGCGTTCTTCGAGGCGCCCGTGCACGCGCAGGCCGCCGACGCCGACGCCCGGGGAGGTCGCGCACGGGGCCTAGCATGA
- a CDS encoding LacI family DNA-binding transcriptional regulator yields the protein MPKDRPGRATMKDVAALAGVSAKTVSNVLTGSAVVRPETQERVEAAMRELDFVPNLSARGLRNGRSGVIAIALPDLATSFSAEMLHHLVNAAHQRGYAVQVEETALAPERERDLVSRARAHLVDGLVLNPIRIEDSVIDRDERLPPIVLIGEVEQHVTDRVLIDSPGGARDAVAHLIERGARRIAAIGGDERADRATATSRLRLAGMREAIAAAGLAHDPRREVNVLPWNAEAGATGVRTLLERGVEFDALLCFTDSIAIGALHALAAAGLRVPEDVLVCGFDDIEQARYTTPELSTVSFDRAEFARATIALLEERMTAPSAPIRAVAIPHRVVARTSTASAPGGAAVP from the coding sequence ATGCCGAAGGACAGACCCGGCCGAGCCACCATGAAGGATGTCGCCGCGCTGGCGGGGGTCTCGGCGAAGACGGTCTCGAACGTCCTGACCGGCAGCGCGGTCGTTCGGCCCGAGACGCAGGAACGGGTCGAGGCCGCCATGCGCGAGCTCGACTTCGTTCCCAATCTCAGCGCTCGCGGGTTGCGCAACGGGCGCTCGGGGGTCATCGCGATCGCCCTGCCCGACCTCGCGACGTCATTCTCGGCCGAGATGCTGCACCACCTCGTGAACGCGGCGCACCAGCGCGGCTACGCCGTGCAGGTCGAAGAAACCGCACTGGCCCCCGAACGTGAGCGCGACCTCGTCTCTCGCGCCCGGGCTCACCTCGTCGACGGCCTGGTGCTGAATCCGATCCGCATCGAGGACAGCGTCATCGATCGCGACGAACGGCTTCCGCCGATCGTGCTCATCGGCGAGGTCGAGCAGCACGTCACCGACCGCGTGCTCATCGACAGCCCGGGCGGCGCGCGTGACGCCGTGGCGCACCTCATCGAGCGCGGGGCGCGTCGCATCGCCGCGATCGGCGGCGACGAGCGAGCGGATCGTGCGACCGCGACGAGCCGGCTGCGACTGGCCGGGATGCGCGAAGCGATCGCGGCCGCCGGTCTCGCGCACGATCCGCGGCGCGAGGTCAACGTGCTGCCCTGGAATGCGGAAGCCGGTGCGACCGGGGTACGGACGCTGCTCGAACGGGGCGTGGAGTTCGACGCGCTGCTCTGCTTCACCGATTCGATCGCGATCGGCGCGCTGCACGCGCTCGCCGCTGCCGGCCTCCGCGTGCCCGAAGACGTGCTGGTGTGCGGTTTCGACGACATCGAGCAGGCGCGCTACACCACCCCCGAGCTGTCGACCGTCTCGTTCGACCGCGCGGAGTTCGCCCGCGCCACGATCGCTCTGCTGGAGGAGCGGATGACGGCGCCCTCGGCGCCGATCCGCGCCGTGGCGATCCCGCACCGCGTCGTCGCCCGCACGAGCACCGCTTCCGCTCCGGGTGGTGCCGCCGTCCCGTGA
- the thiE gene encoding thiamine phosphate synthase: MTRGVDLALHLVTDDRLPIDALPSVVDAAVAGGVTVVQLRDKRVDAAELIRRACLLSSVIAGRVPLLIDDRVDVALAARDAGAVVDGVHLGQADIPPVTARRLLGADAVIGWTAHTPAHLRAAGELPAGTLDYLGVGVIRPTATKANHPPALGIDGFAELARVAPLPCVAIGGVRPDDVAPLRRAGAAGVAVVSAICAADDPGAAARSFARDADAKAGR; this comes from the coding sequence GTGACCCGCGGGGTCGACCTCGCGCTGCACCTCGTCACCGACGACCGCCTGCCGATCGACGCCCTGCCGTCGGTCGTCGACGCGGCCGTCGCGGGCGGGGTCACGGTCGTCCAGCTGAGGGACAAGCGCGTCGACGCCGCCGAGCTCATCCGCCGCGCATGCCTGCTTTCGAGCGTCATCGCGGGACGGGTGCCGTTGCTGATCGACGACCGCGTCGACGTCGCGCTCGCTGCTCGCGACGCGGGGGCGGTGGTCGACGGCGTGCACCTCGGCCAGGCCGACATCCCGCCGGTCACCGCTCGGCGCCTGCTGGGCGCCGACGCGGTCATCGGCTGGACCGCGCACACGCCGGCCCACCTGCGTGCCGCGGGCGAGCTGCCCGCGGGAACCCTCGACTACCTCGGGGTCGGGGTGATCCGGCCGACGGCGACGAAGGCGAACCACCCGCCCGCCCTGGGCATCGACGGATTCGCGGAGCTCGCCCGCGTCGCACCGCTGCCGTGCGTCGCGATCGGCGGCGTGCGCCCCGACGACGTGGCGCCGTTGCGTCGCGCCGGTGCCGCCGGCGTCGCTGTCGTGTCGGCGATCTGCGCGGCCGACGATCCCGGGGCAGCTGCGCGCTCGTTCGCTCGCGACGCCGATGCGAAGGCCGGGCGATGA
- a CDS encoding extracellular solute-binding protein: MAPPLELSRRRFLTGAAALAGTAFLASCAGLPGGTSARTLQFWHLLSGADGVTMSGLIDGVNAAQSDYRVRPTVLAWGEPYYTKLAMAAAGGRAPDVSIMHASRVVGYAPGGLLDTWDTARLAELGVDSSTFTEAIWRKGFIGDDLYSVALDAHPFILMYNTDICDAAGVLDSDGKLRPVTSPEEFLEMARAVAGASESHGLSYGYLGDGAQMWRLFYTLYTQHGLEMGLPQGGPAEIDEDAALASLGFMQQLLDDEIASRSADYQSAIAEFATGRSGLFLTGVWELRSMQQQNLPIDATIIPTLFGTPSVYADSHSFTLPHQSAPDEATRDLVYRFVADILKGSFDWAGAGHIPAYLPVTQSSAYADLLPQANYAEAAELVRYDPPAWFTGSGSRFQADFGAAVQNVLLRGADPAEAITRFRARIDQQLRTPNPADPEGAGA; the protein is encoded by the coding sequence ATGGCCCCACCACTCGAACTCAGCAGACGCCGGTTCCTGACAGGTGCCGCAGCTCTCGCCGGTACCGCGTTCCTGGCCTCGTGCGCCGGACTGCCCGGCGGCACCAGTGCCCGGACGCTTCAGTTCTGGCACCTCTTGTCGGGCGCCGACGGCGTCACGATGTCCGGACTGATCGACGGCGTGAACGCCGCGCAGTCCGACTATCGCGTCCGCCCGACCGTGCTCGCCTGGGGCGAGCCCTACTACACGAAGCTCGCGATGGCCGCGGCGGGCGGACGAGCCCCCGACGTCTCGATCATGCACGCCTCGCGCGTGGTCGGGTACGCCCCGGGAGGCCTGCTCGACACGTGGGACACCGCGCGGCTCGCCGAGCTCGGCGTCGACAGCAGCACCTTCACCGAGGCGATCTGGCGCAAGGGCTTCATCGGCGACGACCTGTACAGCGTCGCGCTCGACGCGCACCCCTTCATCCTCATGTACAACACCGACATCTGCGACGCGGCCGGCGTGCTCGACAGCGACGGCAAGCTGCGGCCGGTGACCTCGCCCGAGGAGTTCCTCGAGATGGCGCGGGCCGTCGCGGGTGCCTCGGAATCTCACGGCCTGTCGTACGGCTACCTCGGCGACGGCGCGCAGATGTGGCGCCTGTTCTACACGCTCTACACGCAGCACGGCCTCGAGATGGGGCTGCCGCAGGGCGGTCCGGCCGAGATCGACGAAGACGCCGCGCTCGCGTCGCTCGGCTTCATGCAGCAGCTGCTCGACGACGAGATCGCCTCGCGCAGCGCCGACTACCAGAGCGCGATCGCCGAGTTCGCCACCGGCCGCAGCGGGCTGTTCCTCACGGGCGTGTGGGAGCTGCGCTCGATGCAGCAGCAGAACCTCCCGATCGACGCGACCATCATCCCGACGCTGTTCGGCACGCCGTCGGTGTACGCCGACTCGCACTCGTTCACCCTGCCCCACCAGAGCGCCCCCGACGAGGCCACGCGCGACCTCGTGTACCGCTTCGTCGCCGACATCCTGAAGGGCTCGTTCGACTGGGCCGGCGCCGGGCACATCCCCGCCTACCTGCCGGTCACGCAGTCGTCGGCCTACGCCGACCTGCTGCCGCAGGCCAACTATGCCGAGGCGGCCGAACTCGTCCGGTACGACCCGCCCGCCTGGTTCACCGGCTCGGGCTCGCGGTTCCAGGCCGACTTCGGCGCCGCCGTGCAGAACGTGCTGCTGCGCGGCGCCGACCCCGCCGAGGCGATCACCCGCTTCCGGGCGCGCATCGACCAGCAGCTGCGCACCCCGAACCCGGCCGACCCGGAAGGAGCGGGAGCATGA